The following nucleotide sequence is from Flavimarina sp. Hel_I_48.
AGGCATAAAAGACATCAATGCAATCCTTTCTGTTTTCGCCGATGCGAAGTCCAAAGATTTTGATGAAATCCAAGAATTGCTTACCCAAACAGCGATCCCCGAAAATTTAGCGCGATCAACTGATTTTATGACCAATCCGGTCTTTAACTCCTACCATTCGGAAACGGCGCTTATGCGTTATATCAAAAAACTGGAGCGTAAGGATCTATCCTTAAACCACAGTATGATTTCCCTGGGTAGTTGTACCATGAAATTGAATGCAGCTTCAGAAATGTTGCCGCTAAGCGATGCGCGCTGGGGAAGTATTCATCCATTTGCTCCGGTAGACCAGGCCGCGGGATATCAGGAAGTACTTAGAAAATTAGAAGATCAACTCACCGAAATCACCGGTTTTGCTGGTACTTCGCTGCAACCCAATTCTGGCGCGCAGGGAGAGTACGCGGGTCTCATGGTAATCAGGGCGTACCACGAATCGCGTAATGAATCGCACAGGAATATTTGTATAATCCCATCTTCTGCGCACGGTACGAATCCTGCGAGTGCGGTTATGGCGGGCATGCAGGTGATCGTTACAAAATCTACAGATCAGGGAAATATTGATGTGGATGATTTACGGGAAAAAGCGGAAAAACACAAAGATAACCTGGCAGCACTAATGGTGACTTACCCATCCACTCACGGGGTATATGAGTCGGCTATTCAGGAAATCACCGCTATCATTCACGAGTTTGGCGGTCAGGTTTATATGGACGGTGCAAATATGAACGCGCAGGTAGGTTTGACAAATCCTGGGCGTATTGGCGCAGATGTGTGTCACCTGAACCTGCACAAAACCTTTGCGATTCCCCACGGTGGCGGTGGACCTGGTGTTGGCCCTATCTGCGTTGCAAAACAACTTGTGCCCTTTTTACCTTCCAATCCGGTTATCAAAACGGGTGGTGAACAGGCGATCACCGCTATTTCTTCAGCTCCCTGGGGTTCTGCATTGGTTTGTTTGATCAGTTATGGCTATATCAAAATGCTGGGCGAAGCCGGACTCAAAAAGTCTACACAAGTGGCGATCTTAAATGCAAATTATATCAAAGAGCGTTTGAAAGGTGCTTTTGAAGTGCTTTATACGGGAGAAAAAGGACGCGCCGCGCATGAGATGATCATTGATTGCAGACCGTTTAAAAATAATGGTATCGAAGTCGTTGATATTGCAAAACGTCTTATGGATTATGGTTTTCATTCTCCCACGGTTTCTTTTCCAGTGGCGGGAACCATGATGATAGAACCTACCGAAAGTGAAGATCAGGCCGAACTGGACCGTTTTTGTGACGCGATGCTTTCCATCAAAAAAGAAATAGATGGCACTACCGCTGAAGATGATAATAACTTGCTGAAAAATGCACCCCACACGTTAAAAATGCTTACTGCCGAATCCTGGGATTTCCCTTACAGCAGAGAACAAGCCGCATTTCCGTTGGATTTTGTAACAGATAATAAATTTTGGCCCAGTGTGCGCCGTGTTGACGACGCTTACGGTGATAGAAACTTAATCTGTACTTGTGCTCCTATTGAAGAATATATGGAAGAAGCTTAAAGGTCCCCACCCGGCCTCCCCAAA
It contains:
- the gcvP gene encoding aminomethyl-transferring glycine dehydrogenase encodes the protein MRTDVFAKRHIGPRENEQEAMLKAIGADSLDQLIYETLPDGIKLERPLNLEPALNEYDYARHISALAAKNKVYQSYIGLGYHEAKIPAVIQRNILENPGWYTAYTPYQAEIAQGRLEALLNFQTMVSDLTGMELANASLLDESTAAAEAMSLIFSLRDREQKKNNVAKFFVSDEILPQTLNVLKTRAIPVGIQLVVGNHEDFDFSAEFCGALVQYPAATGEIFDYSGFIAKAKENNIKVAVAADILSLVSLESPGSMGADVVLGTTQRFGIPLGYGGPHAAFFATRDEYKRNIPGRIIGVTKDRDGNRALRMALQTREQHIKRDKATSNICTAQVLLAVMAGMYAVYHGPKGMKYIANKVHTTAVTIADSLEKMGYYQLNSAYFDTIRIKADASAIKAIAEKNEINFYFPDSETVSISVNETTGIKDINAILSVFADAKSKDFDEIQELLTQTAIPENLARSTDFMTNPVFNSYHSETALMRYIKKLERKDLSLNHSMISLGSCTMKLNAASEMLPLSDARWGSIHPFAPVDQAAGYQEVLRKLEDQLTEITGFAGTSLQPNSGAQGEYAGLMVIRAYHESRNESHRNICIIPSSAHGTNPASAVMAGMQVIVTKSTDQGNIDVDDLREKAEKHKDNLAALMVTYPSTHGVYESAIQEITAIIHEFGGQVYMDGANMNAQVGLTNPGRIGADVCHLNLHKTFAIPHGGGGPGVGPICVAKQLVPFLPSNPVIKTGGEQAITAISSAPWGSALVCLISYGYIKMLGEAGLKKSTQVAILNANYIKERLKGAFEVLYTGEKGRAAHEMIIDCRPFKNNGIEVVDIAKRLMDYGFHSPTVSFPVAGTMMIEPTESEDQAELDRFCDAMLSIKKEIDGTTAEDDNNLLKNAPHTLKMLTAESWDFPYSREQAAFPLDFVTDNKFWPSVRRVDDAYGDRNLICTCAPIEEYMEEA